The Pan paniscus chromosome 1, NHGRI_mPanPan1-v2.0_pri, whole genome shotgun sequence genome has a segment encoding these proteins:
- the LOC103784743 gene encoding protein RoBo-1-like isoform X1, which produces MSLSSSLKSLLTICVLAAFVSSTVVENYKCAQCELEECNNGNKKTCDSSHGCFSEKRELNATGQRPLSILLRKGCSSSKCDPKAFSVTLGDKHTFGYGYQCCQAEGCNKADFQVARKSSEPSGITCPACYNDQGFTCQPTDLACKGEEKKCLEFVGTVNGAQPVFGMGCATETACNLKDMKVTNDVRIHTYCVGSSSGSPQLISIISSILTALFLLKVLL; this is translated from the exons ATGTCCCTGTCCTCCAGCCTGAAGAGTCTCCTCACCATCTGTGTCCTCGCTGCTTTTGTTTCCAGCACTGTGG taGAGAATTACAAATGTGCACAATGTGAACTTGAAGAGTGTAACAATGGCAATAAGAAAACTTGTGATTCCTCTCACGGCTGCTTCAGTGAAAAGAGAGAACTTAATGCGACAG GGCAGCGGCCCCTGAGTATCCTTCTGAGGAAAGGCTGTTCTTCAAGCAAGTGTGATCCAAAGGCCTTCTCAGTCACACTGGGAGATAAGCACACATTTGGGTATGGCTATCAATGCTGCCAAGCTGAAGGGTGTAACAAAGCGGACTTCCAAG TGGCTCGGAAGTCCTCAGAGCCCAGTGGCATTACCTGTCCTGCCTGCTACAATGACCAGGGTTTTACCTGCCAACCAACTGACCTCGCCTGTAAAGGGGAAGAGAAAAAGTGTCTTGAGTTTGTAGGCACAG TTAATGGTGCCCAACCAGTATTTGGTATGGGTTGTGCAACTGAAACTGCTTGCAACTTGAAGGATATGAAAGTGACAAATGACGTAAGAATCCATACCTACTGTGTGGGCAGCAGTAGTGGAAGCCCCCAGCTGATATCCATCATCTCATCAATTCTGACTGCTCTCTTTCTGCTGAAAGTCTTGCTTTGA
- the LOC103784743 gene encoding protein RoBo-1-like isoform X2 has translation MSLSSSLKSLLTICVLAAFVSSTVENYKCAQCELEECNNGNKKTCDSSHGCFSEKRELNATGQRPLSILLRKGCSSSKCDPKAFSVTLGDKHTFGYGYQCCQAEGCNKADFQVARKSSEPSGITCPACYNDQGFTCQPTDLACKGEEKKCLEFVGTVNGAQPVFGMGCATETACNLKDMKVTNDVRIHTYCVGSSSGSPQLISIISSILTALFLLKVLL, from the exons ATGTCCCTGTCCTCCAGCCTGAAGAGTCTCCTCACCATCTGTGTCCTCGCTGCTTTTGTTTCCAGCACTGTGG AGAATTACAAATGTGCACAATGTGAACTTGAAGAGTGTAACAATGGCAATAAGAAAACTTGTGATTCCTCTCACGGCTGCTTCAGTGAAAAGAGAGAACTTAATGCGACAG GGCAGCGGCCCCTGAGTATCCTTCTGAGGAAAGGCTGTTCTTCAAGCAAGTGTGATCCAAAGGCCTTCTCAGTCACACTGGGAGATAAGCACACATTTGGGTATGGCTATCAATGCTGCCAAGCTGAAGGGTGTAACAAAGCGGACTTCCAAG TGGCTCGGAAGTCCTCAGAGCCCAGTGGCATTACCTGTCCTGCCTGCTACAATGACCAGGGTTTTACCTGCCAACCAACTGACCTCGCCTGTAAAGGGGAAGAGAAAAAGTGTCTTGAGTTTGTAGGCACAG TTAATGGTGCCCAACCAGTATTTGGTATGGGTTGTGCAACTGAAACTGCTTGCAACTTGAAGGATATGAAAGTGACAAATGACGTAAGAATCCATACCTACTGTGTGGGCAGCAGTAGTGGAAGCCCCCAGCTGATATCCATCATCTCATCAATTCTGACTGCTCTCTTTCTGCTGAAAGTCTTGCTTTGA